A stretch of Henckelia pumila isolate YLH828 chromosome 4, ASM3356847v2, whole genome shotgun sequence DNA encodes these proteins:
- the LOC140866719 gene encoding uncharacterized protein, whose product MICQTPSSTPSNSHSQHIRISQYSTTKYTFIQMEAAASMLAFCLLLAINISCSSGSFHVLVKDFKQKELKTKDENAVHIWRKALVVHDFANPSVTPYPTTPITNPVTTPITTNPVTTPATVTVPPDTSSPTTVTVPVTNPVVSTVPITNPVTTPSTTYNPGGQPVSITNPGPTYPNPTVPATTPVVAQPVTATNAPAIPGQSWCVARSGVAETDVQAALDYACGIGGADCATIQQGGSCYNPNTMQNHASYAFNSYYQRNPVQTSCDFGGTAFITNMNPSSGSCIYPTWSSSSALPNSVSPITTYPTVTPTTPPSSGANPVSSGSPPVMFMPAMANTSSTSKSNALEPFIACVVMMTSIITWKLVLDV is encoded by the exons ATGATATGCCAAACACCTTCAAGTACTCCATCAAATTCACATTCACAACATATTCGGATATCCCAATATTCAACTACAAAATACACCTTCATTCAAATGGAAGCTGCAGCTTCAATGCTTGCCTTCTGTTTGCTTCTGGCAATCAACATTTCTTGCTCCTCAG GATCATTTCATGTTCTGGTTAAGGATTTTAAGCAGAAGGAACTTAAAACAAAAGATGAAAATGCAGTCCATATATGGCGAAAGGCATTAGTCGTGCACGATTTCGCCAATCCCTCTGTTACTCCTTATCCCACCACTCCCATAACCAATCCAGTTACCACTCCTATAACAACAAATCCAGTCACCACTCCCGCCACGGTTACCGTCCCACCCGATACCTCATCTCCAACTACGGTCACCGTTCCCGTTACGAATCCAGTCGTTTCCACGGTACCTATAACCAATCCTGTCACCACTCCTAGCACAACTTACAATCCAGGAGGTCAACCAGTGAGCATTACTAATCCTGGGCCAACATATCCAAATCCAACCGTACCGGCCACGACCCCGGTGGTTGCTCAGCCCGTGACTGCCACCAATGCACCAGCTATTCCTGGGCAGAGTTGGTGTGTTGCCCGGAGTGGAGTGGCGGAAACCGATGTTCAGGCAGCACTCGATTACGCATGCGGGATCGGTGGAGCAGATTGTGCAACAATCCAGCAAGGTGGAAGCTGCTACAATCCAAACACTATGCAGAATCATGCATCGTATGCATTCAATAGCTATTATCAGAGAAATCCAGTGCAAACTAGCTGTGACTTTGGGGGCACGGCTTTCATTACAAATATGAATCCAA gttcAGGTTCTTGCATCTATCCGACATGGTCATCTTCCTCTGCGCTACCGAACTCGGTATCTCCGATCACGACGTATCCAACTGTGACTCCTACTACACCACCTTCATCCGGAGCAAACCCGGTTAG CTCAGGCAGTCCTCCAGTGATGTTCATGCCAGCCATGGCAAACACGTCTTCCACTTCCAAGTCCAACGCGTTGGAGCCCTTCATCGCCTGCGTTGTTATGATGACATCTATCATCACGTGGAAACTCGTCTTGGATGTATAG